Below is a genomic region from Candidatus Firestonebacteria bacterium RIFOXYD2_FULL_39_29.
GGTTGTCCTATGGCTGACATGATAACGGCAAAAGATCTTCTTGCTCTTAAAGTTAAACATCCGGAACATATCGTTGTTTCTTATATTAATTCTTCCGCCGAGGTCAAAGCGGAGACCGATTATTGCTGCACGTCAGGGAATGCGCTAAAAGTCGTGAAGAAATTAAAGGACAAGAAAATTATTTTTGTACCGGATAGGTATCTGGGGGCGTGGATATCTATGAAATTAAATAAGGAGATGGTTCTCTGGCACGGGTACTGCCCGACACACGCAAAAATACTTCCTAAGCATATTGAAACGGCAAAGAAAGAACATCCGAAAGCTCTGGTATTGGTGCATCCTGAATGCAGAAATGATATTTGGCCTCTTGCTGATGAGGTTTGTTCGACAGAAGGTTTCTTGAGGTATTCAAAAAATAGTGTCGCTAAAGAGTTCATAGTCGCTACAGAAGCCGGTATGATTTACCGCCTTAAGAAAGAAAACCCGGATAAAGAATTTTATCCTGCTAATACCGATGCAATATGTCCGAATATGAAGAAAAACACCCTTGAAAAGGTCCTTTGGGCTTTGCAAGATATGAAAAATGTGGTTAAAGTTCCACCGGAGATAACGGAAAAAGCAAAAAAAGCTATTGAGAGAATGGTTGAAATAACATAAAGGCAAGCACTAATCACTAAATTCTAG
It encodes:
- a CDS encoding quinolinate synthase, encoding MSDNSKLIADIKKLKKERNAIILAHNYQLPEVQDIADFTGDSLGLSREAAKTDAKVIVFCGVYFMAETASILSPDKTVLLPELSSGCPMADMITAKDLLALKVKHPEHIVVSYINSSAEVKAETDYCCTSGNALKVVKKLKDKKIIFVPDRYLGAWISMKLNKEMVLWHGYCPTHAKILPKHIETAKKEHPKALVLVHPECRNDIWPLADEVCSTEGFLRYSKNSVAKEFIVATEAGMIYRLKKENPDKEFYPANTDAICPNMKKNTLEKVLWALQDMKNVVKVPPEITEKAKKAIERMVEIT